Below is a window of Microbacterium saperdae DNA.
ACTCAAGACCTCACCCACCACATGTCATATAGCGGGCATGTGATCGAAAGGAACACAGAGTGCTTATTGCACAGCGTCCCACACTGACCGAGGAAAAGATCGTCGAGAACCGTAGCCGGTTCATCATCGAGCCTCTGGAGCCCGGCTTCGGTTACACGATCGGCAACGCGCTGCGCCGCAGCCTGCTGTCGTCGATCCCCGGCGCCGCAGTCACCAGCGTTCGCATCGACGGTGTGCTGCACGAGTTCAGCACCATCCCCGGCGTGAAGGAGGATGTCACCGAGATCATCCTCAACATCAAGCAGCTCGTCGTCTCCTCGGAGCGCGACGAGCCGATCACGGCGTACCTGCGTAAGACCGGTGCGGGCGAAGTGACCGCCGCCGACATCTCGGCTCCGGCCGGTGTCGAGGTCCACAACCCCGAGCTCGTCATCGCGACGCTGAACGACACCGCGAAGTTCGAGCTCGAGCTGACGATCGAGCGTGGCCGTGGCTACGTCTCGGCGACGCAGAACCGCAACGAGTACGCCGAGGCCGGCCAGGTGCCGATCGACTCGATCTACTCGCCCGTCCTGAAGGTCAGCTACCGCGTCGAGGCGACTCGTGCCGGTGAGCGTACCGACTTCGACAAGCTCGTCCTCGATGTCGAGACCAAGTCGTCGATCAGCCCCCGCGACGCCGTCGCTTCGGCTGCGAAGACGCTGACCGAGCTGTTCGGTCTCGCTCGCGAGCTGAACGTCGAGGCCGAGGGCATCGAGATCGGCCCGGCGCCGGTGGAGGCAGTGAACTCCAGCGAGCTGTCGATGCCGATCGAGGACCTCGACCTGTCGGTCCGCTCGTACAACTGCCTGAAGCGTGAGGGCATCAACACCGTTTCTGAGCTCGTCGCCCTGTCGGAGACGCAGCTCATGAACATCCGCAATTTCGGCCAGAAGTCGGTCGACGAGGTGCGCGACAAGCTCATCTCGCTCGGTCTGTCGCTCAAGGATTCGGTGCCCGGTTTCGACGGCGCCCACTTCTACGGCGGCAGCGAAGACGAGTCCTTCTGATACCCGACCTTTCTGACCAGGAGCTAGACGATTATGCCCAAGCCCACTAAGGGTCCCCGCCTCGGAGGCGGCCCCGCACACGAGCGCCTCATGCTTGCGAACCTCGCAGCGGCGCTCTACACCCACAAGTCGATCAAGACGACCGAGACGAAGGCCAAGCGCCTCCGTCCGCTCGCTGAGCGTCTGATCACCTTCGCCAAGCGTGGCGACCTGCACGCGCGTCGTCGCGTGCTCGCCGTCATCGGCGACAAGAGCGTCGTGCACACGCTCTTCGCCGAGATCGCTCCGCTCGTCGCGGACCGCGAGGGTGGCTACACCCGTATCACCAAGGTCGGGAACCGCAAGGGCGACAACGCCCCCATGGCCGTGATCGAGCTCGTCCTCGAGCCCGTGAACCCGAAGCCGAAGTCGGCCAAGAAGACCGCTGCCAAGGCTGAGAAGCCGGCTGAGGTCGTCGAGGAGGCTCCCGTCGAGGAGGCTCCCGAGGCTGCCGCAGAGGAGGCTCCCGCTGAGGAGACCACCGAGGCTCCCGCCGAGGAGAAGTCCGAGTAATCACTCGGTTTCACGACGAAGCCCGCTGCCCCTTCCCGGGGTGGCGGGCTTCGTCGTTTCCGGCGTCCTGGGCCGATCAGCGGGCGCGCAGGTCCTTGCGCAGGATCTTGCCGGAGCTGGACTTCGGGATGGCGTCGATGAACTCGACCTGGCGCACCTTCTCGTGCGGGGCCACGCGGCCCGCGACGTGCGCGATCACGGCATCCGCGTCGAGCTCCGCGCCCTGCTGCACGACGACGAAGGCCTTCGGCACCTCTTGGCCGTCTTCGTCGAGTGCGCCGATCACGGCGGCATCCGCGATCGACGGATGCTCCAGCAGCACCGCCTCCAGCACGGCCGGTGCGACCTGGTAGCCCTTGTACTTGATCAGTTCCTTGAGCCGGTCGACGATGCGGAAGATGCCGTCGTGCGTGACCGTGGCGACGTCGCCGGTGTGCAGCCAGCCGTCGGCGTCGAGCATCTCGGTCGTGGCATCCGGACGGTTCAAGTACCCGTTCATCACCTGCGGACCGCGGATGAGGAGCTCACCGGGCTCGCTCGAGCCTTCCGCGGGCACGTCGACGTCTGCGCCGGTCTCGGCGTCCAGCAGGCGCGCTTCCGTGCCGGCGAGGAGCAGTCCGACGGAGGAGCGGTCGATGTCGTCGCGGTCGTAGGGGATCGCGTGGGTCACCGGGCTCGTCTCGGTCATGCCGTACCCCTGGCAGACCGTGCACCCCAGGCGCGCGGCGACGGCCGAGGCGAGAGCGCCGTCCAGCGGTGCCGCGCCGGAGAAGATCACCTTGATCGCCGAGAGATCGTACTGATCGACGAGCGGATGCTTCGCGAGGGCCACGGCGATCGGCGGGGCGATGAACACCCAGCTCGTGCGATGGTCGGCGACCACGCGCAGGAACTCCACGAGGTCGAACTTCGGCATGGTCACGAGCGCAGCGCGCTGCCGGAGCGCGAAGTTGAGCAGCACCGTCATGCCGTAGATGTGGAAGAACGGCAGGACGGCGAGCACCCGGTCGTCGTCGCCGAGCGAGATCGTGGAGCGGCACTGCGTGACGTTCGCGACCAGGTTGCGGTGGGTCAGCATCACGCCCTTGGGGCGACCGGTCGTGCCGGAGGAGTAGGGGAGCACGGCGAGATGCGTCGCGGGGTCGAAGGAGATCTCGGGGGCCGTGCGGCCTTCACCGAGCAACGCGGGCAGGGAAGGGTGTCCCTCGGCGCCGTCGAGCACGATCAGATGGTCGGCGTCGATACCGACCTGTGCGGCCGCGGCCAGCGCGCCGGGGAGCAGGGGAGAGACGGTGACCAGCCACTCGGCACCGGCATCGGTGAGCTGGTTCGCGATCTCCTCGGCAGTGTAGAGGGAGTTGATGGTGGTCGCGGTCGCGCCGGCCCGCAGGATGCCGTGGAAGACCGTGGCGAACGCGGGGATGTTCGGGCACAGGACGCCGATGCGGGTGCCGACGCCGACACCCCGTGCCGCGAGAGCGCCGGCGAACAGGCCGATCTGCCCGACGAGCTGGCGATAGGTCGTGGTCGCGCCGCTCATGCCGTCGATCAGTGCGACGGAGTCCAGCCGTGCGTCGTCGAGGTCGCCGAACAGGAAGTCGTACACGGAGACGTCAGGGATCTCCAGGTCGGGGAACGTGCTGCGAACCATCAGATCTCCTTCGATCCGGTCGATGCCGGCATCATCGCCGGTGTTGCGATCCAGTCTCGCATAAGATGGCACTGCGTCCCAGGGGTTCGCGGATCACGGCCTCGCGTGTTCGGACGCCGCGGCGATCCCCGCAACTGGGGGATCGCGCCGAGGAGACGTGACGCGTGGGGGCGGTTGTGTTCTCCTGGGAGCGAGAGGCGCGCACATCTCCCCTTCCCCACAGTGCGCAGCCCCTCGTGAACTGATCGCGGATGTCGCGTGGGTCCCACTGCGCGACGATGCACAGGCACACCGGAAGACCCGGTCACGGCTCCCCCCGCGATCGGGTCTTCTGCTCGTCGCGGACGTCCGGCGAGGCGGAGGGGCGGGAGTAGGCTGGTCGCGGTGCGGCCGTCGTGCGTCGCGGGGGAGGAACACAGCGTGAACGACGTCGCGGCGGAGCTGCATCGAGGGCCGCGGGCATACGCCGCCTTCATCGGAATCGGCCTCCTCGCCGGATTGCTCTCCGGACTCTTCGGCGTCGGTGGCGGCACGGTCATCGTGCCGTTGCTCGTGCTGCTGCTCCAGTTCGACCAGCGCCTCGCGGCCGGTACCTCGCTCGCCGCGATCGTGCCCACGGCCAGCGTCGGAGTGATCTCCTATGCCGTCTCGGGGTCCGTGGCCTGGATCCCCGCGCTCATCCTGGCGGCCGGGGCCGTGGTCGGCGCGCAGATCGGTACGCGGCTTCTCCCGCGCATCTCGCAGACGGCCCTGCGCTGGGGCTTCGTCGGCTTCCTGGTGCTCGTCATCGTCACGCTCTTCCTCGTGATCCCTTCGCGTGATGCGACCTTCGATCTGACTCTGCTCTCCGGGCTCGCACTGGTGGGTGTGGGCCTCGGCACCGGCGTCCTCGCCGGTCTCATCGGTGTCGGCGGCGGCGTGATCGTGGTTCCCGTCCTGATGCTGGCGTTCGGCACGAGCGACCTGGTGGCCAAGGGCACCTCGCTGCTCATGATGATCCCCACCGCGGTCTCCGGCACGATCGGCAACCTGCGCACCCGCAACGTCGACCTGCGGGCGGCCGTGCTCATCGGCGTCTCCGCATGCACCACGACCGCACTCGGCGCATGGATCGCGACCCTGATCGACCCGACGGCCGGGAACATTCTCTTCGCGGCATATCTCGTGGTGATCGCCGTCCAGATGGCGCTGAAAGCCATTCGCGGCCGTCGCAAGGCGTGAGCGCGGAACCGCCCGACCGCCATGCTCGGTAGGATCGAGGGGTGGCAGTGAACACAGATCTGATCGGCCGGGAGTTCCCGCCGACCGCCCCGTACCTCGTCGGCCGGGAGAAGGTGCGCGAGTTCGCTCGCGCCGTCTTCGCCGATGCTCCTCAGCACACCGACGACGAGGCCGCTCGCGCAGCCGGCTATGCCGACGTCGTCGCGCCGCCGACCTTCGCGATGGTCATCCAGGACCTCACGCTGCAGCAGCTCCTCGCGCTGCCGGATTCCGGCATCGTCCTGGCACGCACGATCCACGCCGAGCAGCGATTCACCTACTCGCGTCCGATCGTGGCCGGCGACGAACTCGTCGGGCAGCTGCGCGTCACCGGCATCCGCACGATGGCGGGAAACGCGCTGATCACGAGCGAAGCCGAGATCACCGATGTCGACGGCGCCCACGTGGTGACCGCGACCAGCGTGCTGCTGGTCGGAGAGGGCGAATGATGTCGTATTCCGTCGGAGACGTCCTCGCGGAGCGCACCGTGCACCT
It encodes the following:
- a CDS encoding DNA-directed RNA polymerase subunit alpha, with product MLIAQRPTLTEEKIVENRSRFIIEPLEPGFGYTIGNALRRSLLSSIPGAAVTSVRIDGVLHEFSTIPGVKEDVTEIILNIKQLVVSSERDEPITAYLRKTGAGEVTAADISAPAGVEVHNPELVIATLNDTAKFELELTIERGRGYVSATQNRNEYAEAGQVPIDSIYSPVLKVSYRVEATRAGERTDFDKLVLDVETKSSISPRDAVASAAKTLTELFGLARELNVEAEGIEIGPAPVEAVNSSELSMPIEDLDLSVRSYNCLKREGINTVSELVALSETQLMNIRNFGQKSVDEVRDKLISLGLSLKDSVPGFDGAHFYGGSEDESF
- the rplQ gene encoding 50S ribosomal protein L17; protein product: MPKPTKGPRLGGGPAHERLMLANLAAALYTHKSIKTTETKAKRLRPLAERLITFAKRGDLHARRRVLAVIGDKSVVHTLFAEIAPLVADREGGYTRITKVGNRKGDNAPMAVIELVLEPVNPKPKSAKKTAAKAEKPAEVVEEAPVEEAPEAAAEEAPAEETTEAPAEEKSE
- a CDS encoding AMP-binding protein, with the protein product MVRSTFPDLEIPDVSVYDFLFGDLDDARLDSVALIDGMSGATTTYRQLVGQIGLFAGALAARGVGVGTRIGVLCPNIPAFATVFHGILRAGATATTINSLYTAEEIANQLTDAGAEWLVTVSPLLPGALAAAAQVGIDADHLIVLDGAEGHPSLPALLGEGRTAPEISFDPATHLAVLPYSSGTTGRPKGVMLTHRNLVANVTQCRSTISLGDDDRVLAVLPFFHIYGMTVLLNFALRQRAALVTMPKFDLVEFLRVVADHRTSWVFIAPPIAVALAKHPLVDQYDLSAIKVIFSGAAPLDGALASAVAARLGCTVCQGYGMTETSPVTHAIPYDRDDIDRSSVGLLLAGTEARLLDAETGADVDVPAEGSSEPGELLIRGPQVMNGYLNRPDATTEMLDADGWLHTGDVATVTHDGIFRIVDRLKELIKYKGYQVAPAVLEAVLLEHPSIADAAVIGALDEDGQEVPKAFVVVQQGAELDADAVIAHVAGRVAPHEKVRQVEFIDAIPKSSSGKILRKDLRAR
- a CDS encoding sulfite exporter TauE/SafE family protein, giving the protein MNDVAAELHRGPRAYAAFIGIGLLAGLLSGLFGVGGGTVIVPLLVLLLQFDQRLAAGTSLAAIVPTASVGVISYAVSGSVAWIPALILAAGAVVGAQIGTRLLPRISQTALRWGFVGFLVLVIVTLFLVIPSRDATFDLTLLSGLALVGVGLGTGVLAGLIGVGGGVIVVPVLMLAFGTSDLVAKGTSLLMMIPTAVSGTIGNLRTRNVDLRAAVLIGVSACTTTALGAWIATLIDPTAGNILFAAYLVVIAVQMALKAIRGRRKA
- a CDS encoding FAS1-like dehydratase domain-containing protein — translated: MAVNTDLIGREFPPTAPYLVGREKVREFARAVFADAPQHTDDEAARAAGYADVVAPPTFAMVIQDLTLQQLLALPDSGIVLARTIHAEQRFTYSRPIVAGDELVGQLRVTGIRTMAGNALITSEAEITDVDGAHVVTATSVLLVGEGE